The Camelina sativa cultivar DH55 chromosome 16, Cs, whole genome shotgun sequence sequence GGAGTATGAGAACGATGTCCTTCCTCCCACACCGGGACCAAaagttcatcatcatcctcttcaggGCCAACTGGCGGAGCCAGAAAGGGACAAGACCGAGATTGGTGGTTGATGCGGCTGCAATTTCTGCAGATTTTTGTCAGTCCTTCGTATTCAAAACCCACCATAGCACGCTCCCTGGACTGAAACCTGACCCGTCTAAAGAAGCGGAGCCTATCTGTGAAGATAATTCGAACTTTGACCCTAAGAAACGCAATTTGAGGAGTAGTGTCTTCATTGAAGTCAAGTGCAACAACATCCCCTATAGTGTTGGCGATGTATCTGACTGTCCTTTCAGAAACATAAGGCAAGGGAATTCCACGTAACTGAACCCAGAGGTCTATAAACGTAAGAAATTCCTCACCAGGGAAGTCTACCCACCTTTGTAGCGCCACAAACCAGTCATTAACCAACCATGGTTGTTGAGTCAGCACTGAAACCATATCCTCTTCTTGTTGAAAACGAAATTGTACAAAGCTATCATCCAGGATACGTCCATGGACTCGCGTATTTAAGCCCCAAAGACGTGGTAATTCCTGGATCACACGCTTCAACGGTTGATCGTTCAAGTTAAGGGGTTTGCCAATCAGACTTAATCGGTTCTTAGCCAAAACTCCAGCATAAGCAGAGTGGGATATGAGCAATACTGGGTCATCTCGACCCAAAACCATGTATTGGAGGTCATCCCACAATTCATGAGGCATGATGGTAGCAGGAGCAAttatagaaaaagagaagaacagAGGTTAAGGGAAGAAGACACAAAGGACAACTTATATATAAGGAGGAGGAAGGTTTAAATCCCCATAGGGAAGAGAGTCAAGGGTGACGATATACGGGAAAAAACCGAGAGATAAGGTGATTAAAAAAATCACCGCATAAGGTGCAGTAAAAAAACCTTGTCTTATGTTaaagataattattttataaactttctTTGCTGCAAGGAAAGGTaaagatattaatttatacaaaGGTTAAGAAAAGATATTAtgaataaaacaaaaggaaacttAGCCACCAAACCCAAGGAGGACGATGATCAAAAAGCATGATCACCACataaaaaacccagaaaaaccaACGACTTTTGATTTTTCCAATCTTACATAAGACAAAAAGGATATAGACTTAGCCAGCTTGCAAAATAAGAAGGAGAAAGATGGAGTAGTGAGAACTCAAAAAACCTACCTAAAGGTGAAAGGGTCTCCAATGTAGCGTTTCTCTGTTTCGAAAAAACCTTTCAGCCACACAGGAGAGCCTCTGGCTACATAGGAGCTTAACCTGATATCATTCGTGACACTATCAGCAATCAAAAAGGCACCTAAATTGCAGCTCTTTGGTTCAAAGAGAACTAACCAGTTAGGTTTATCAGTGGCTAAAGTAAGGAGAGGATAAATGTGACTTGCAATCGCTGGCCATTGACAAGGTTTGTGTAAGGCTTTGGTTATATCCATAGTCGTAACAGGAAAGGTGACATGAACGAAATGCAAACTGCTCATACTTTCCAAAGCCCAATCCCAACTTTTAATCTTGGCCTCAAAAACAGATCCTACTTGAGCAAAAGATCTTCGATTGTGAAAGAGTACATCACCAAGAGAATTTCTTACAACCCAAGATGCACCAGAGAGAGCTAACTTTCTGTGCCAAGAGAAACCGATATTGCATTTTATTTCATTGCTGAATGGAGGTTGCCAAGTTGTTGCCTGTAGAGTTGATGTCAGATTGTCATTCAGGTTTAAAAATTGTGCTACATTCCACTCCTTGGTCGCTTCCCCAGCTTTCTGAGCTACCAAATCGGACTCTTGAGGATATCCATTAAAGAGAAATGAATTCCTATTTTTCCACAAGTACCACAGGATCCAAGCAAAGTCCGTTTTAAAATCATCAGGGAGTGGTACAAATCTTTTTAAACTGATGAGATAATACAAATTATCGAAGATTGCATTTCCAAAACCCAGTACTGGCAATGGTACATTAGATAATGCCCATACCTGTCTTGCAAAAGGACAGAGACATAATATGTGGTTAATTGACTCACAATCCTCATCACAAAACATACAACCATCAAATACTCTGAGTCCTCTAGAACGTAATCTGTCACAAACTGGCAGAGCACCTTTGAGAATTTTCCATAGAAAGAGTTTGATTTTAGGTACTGTTTGTACCTCCCACACAGCTTGAAAGACATGATTTCTCGATGGCAACACAGTCTCCTCTGTTAGTCTTATTTTGTGCATATGTCGATACATCAGATCATAGCCAGATTTTGTAGAGTAGAGGCCATTTTTGTTTCCCCCAACAATAATCATCCGAAGAACCAATTCTAGGTTTAATAGCTTTAATGAGATGAATCTCAGaatgatgaaacaaagatcttaaGAGATTGTCATCCCACTCTCCAGTCAAGCCATTAAAGAGATCAGCCACCTTGAGATTTATGTTCATGACAGAATGAAGACCCATAGGACGAGTTGGCGCATTTTCATATAACCAGTTGTCTATCCAGACAAGGGTATTATCTCCATTTCCTATGATTCTCTTGAGACCCTTGGAAAGCAGATTTTTACCAAACTGAAGGCTCCTCCAAGCATAAGATGGTTGTTTGCCTGTTGGAGCAGATAAATAAGAGGAGGAAACAAAATATCTACTTTTAAAAGAACCTTGAAAACAGACAATCCGGATCATGTAGAAGGCGCCAAGCTTGATTCGCAAGGAGAGACTGAGTAAAAATTGCTAAGTCTTTGAAGCCTAAACCTCCCAGAGCCTTAGGAAGAGTTAGCTGGTCATAGCTTATCCAATGAATCTTATTCTGAGACTGGGAGTTACTCCACCAAAAGTTCATCATTACTGAGATCAGCTTATCAATGGTGCCTTTTGGAAGCTTGAAACACGACATCGCATATACAGGTAAGGCCATAGCTACAGATTTGAGTAAAACGTCTTTACCTCCCTGTGATAAATTCTTTGCATACCAGCCTGTTAATCTTGATTGTAGTCTATCCTTTATGAAGCCTAATAATTGCTTCTTCGACCCACTTAAACACTCCGGAAGCCCTAAATACTTCCCAGTGCCTCCTTCTAGCTCAATTCCTGTTCGCAGCTTGATCCAATTCCATAGGTTTTTATCTGATTTGGTTCCAAAGGTGATAGCCGATTTCTGTTTGTTTATCACTTGTCCAGACATAGATTCATATATCTCTAAACAATGCATCACCTCCTCACATTGCTCTTTATTCATTTTACAGATGAAaagactatcatcagcaaataaTAAATGAGTTATCGCTGGACCTGAGGGGTGGAATTGTATTCCAGAGATTTTACCTTCACTTTCTGCTTGTTTAAAGAGATGGATCAAGGCTTCTGTGCACAAGACAAAATGAAACGGAGAGAGAGGGTCCCCTTGACGGATGCCTCTATGGGGTTTGAAATCTCCAAAGGCCTGTCCATTAATGACCACAGAGTAGCTCACAGAAGTTACACAACCCATTATCCATGTTATCCAACTGTTTTGAAATCCTAAGACATGAAGCATTTCATGTAAAAAATTCCATTCAAGTCGATCATATGCTTTAGACATGTCTGTTTTAATCAACATAGCAGACTGAGAATACTGGATGAGTATGTAGGCTATGAACAGCTTCATGAGCAATCAGAACATTATCTAAAATAGATCTCTCTGCAACAAAAGCAGCCTGAGTTGGAGAGACTATAGAAGGTAGATGTTTCTTCAATCTGTTGACTAGGATTTTCGAAACTATCTTATAGATTACCTCACAAAGACTAATTGGCCTAAGGTCAGACATCTTGGTAGGAGCTTTGACTTTTGGTATTAAACATAAGTGGGTATGATTCCAATCCTTGGGCATACAACCAATGGCAAAAAACGATAGAACCTCAGAAATCACTTGATCTTTGATAACCAGCCAGtactttttgaagaaaaaaccTGTAAGACCATCAGGGCCTGGAGCACTTTCACTTTTAATGGAGAAGACAGCATGCCTAATCTCATCAATAGTCACCTGTTTAGACAGATCTTGGTTCATATTATCTGTAACTCGAGGCTGGAAATTTCTTAAGTGAACCAGAGACTGTAATGTTTGGGAGGACTTGAAAAGATCGATGAAGTATTTCACCGCAATCTCACCTTTTCGACCGTCTGAACAGTGATCTTCCCCTGTTTCATCAACGAGGTAAGGTAGTGCATTTTTCACTCTGACAGATTTAACCGAAGCTTGAAAAAACTTCGTGTTTCTATCTCCATCAAGGAGCCACTTATCATGGCTTTTCTGTCTCCAATACACTTCTTCTTCCCTAAAAGCAATTGCTAAATCTCTCTTAATAGCATTAATTCTTTGAAAGCAGGGCTTGCAAGAGTCAAGCTGAGCAGACAATTCATGTCTTAATCTTTTAATTCGACTCTGCGAGCTTGACCAAAATTTCCGCTTCCACACACTAATGTCCTTGCTGCATTTTTTAACCCGAGTTAGTAAAGAGGCTTCATTGTCAGTGCTATCTTGATGCCATGCTTTCTGAATGACTGCCAGGAAGGAGGGGTCATCAGCCCAGCgtttatcaaaccaaaactGACGAAGGAATAAAGGCTTATCACTGCTAAATTTGATCAAGACAGGTTTATGATCAGATCCCAGCTTTTCAAGGAACCATTGGTGCACATTCGGGAAACTAGAAAACCAAGCAGGATTACCAAAACCTCTATCCACTTTGCATTGAATCCACTGTTTATTTCTAACACCTCCCCAAGTGAAACCATTACCTGAACTACCAATCTCTGTCATGTCACAAGTTTTCAACATAGTTCTAAAAGGATGGAAAGAAATTAAATCCCGCAAAGGACCTCCCTTCTTTTCATCATTAGACAGAATCGCATTGAAATCCCCTACCATACACCAAGCATCCCTCCTTAACATACCAATACTATTGAGTTTATCCCAAACAAAGGATCGCAGACTCGTCTCTGGGTTTCCATATacacaagaaagaaaccaaGACTTTGTACCTGAAGAAATTTTCATATCTACTAGATTTTTATCCACAAAAAGGAAATCAACATCTAGGCTCTCATCCCAAAAAATTGCTAGACCACCACTGAAACCTAAAGGTTCCACCGTTTTAAGATGATGATATCCTAACCACCCTTGAACTTTTTTAACATAAGTCTCCATGTTCTTCGTCTCCATGAGGAAAAGTATATCAGGGGAATGTTCTTTTCTCATTTCCCTGAGGTTTGTAATTGTCCAAGGGTTCCTCAGCCCTTGGCAATTCCAACTAAGGACGCCTTACTGATGCAGCGGCAGTTCACAAGGAACTACCGTGTCTAAATTCATCTGTGAAGACTTGATCTCTCCCTGTCCTTTTAATTCTTCTGATACCAGTGCAACATCTTCTGAGATAATCACTAAAGAACCTGGGataattttcttattctttcctTTTCGATTCTTAGAGTTCTTTAAACTAGACCTCGGCCTTTTACAAGCAATTATAGCTGGAGGAGCCGACTTTGAAGAACTAGCCACTAAACTACCACTATGAAAGGTGGATACAGGGCTCAAGAGAGAAGTACCTGGATCCGATTCCATAGACAGATTTGCAGACTTGTGTATCAACGAGATTTGAGGAGCAAAGTTGGTTGGTGGATCCACTGGTGCCTGAGCCGTCTGTTGGATAAGAAAAGGGCAGTGAGATCTCTCATGCGTCATTCTTTGGCAGTGAAAACAACGCTTTCTGATTCtttcataatcaattccaaCTGCAACAACTGTTCCATTTGGTAGCTGGAGCTCCTTTGAATTTCTGAGTTTCTTGGAGATGTCTAGGAGAACCCTGACCCTAATATAGTCATTACTTTGTGTTTCCTCATCATCAAAAGGGAAATCAAGGATACGACCTATCGATTCAGCAATTGTAGAAATAGTATCTTTCGTATAGTGATTGACCGGGATATTACGAATCCTAATCCAGACCGGAAGAAACATCAAGTAATCCGGAGGAGGATTTTCAACCCATTTTTCCATTACCACTCCCCAATCATCTTGCGTCCAGACTCCTGTTTTCAGAATCTCATCCATATCTTCTTCGTATTTGAAGATGAATTGAAACCGATCCCTTGATAAAGCCACCCCTTTAACCCGATCATACAAACGCCAGATCCTGGGCATCTCTAAGATCCACTTGGACATCTTTTGAAAATCAGGATTTAAAAACCTACCTAGAAGGCTTCGCTGATTCCTTGCAGAAAAGCTGAATTTCGGTTGATCAGGGATGATTACAGGACAATCTTCTTTTTCCTCAATTGTCAGTTCCTGAAGGCACCTATCCAGCTGGAAATCCTTATCCGCATTCATATATGCAGAGTAGACACTCACGATTTGTAACACAGGAAATTTTCTGAAACCGGAccgaaaaaattgaaatctccGGTGATGACTCTGCTCAGATAGACAATCCGAGAGAGAAGTTCTTAAATCCAGAAGAAATTGGGGCTGCAGTGATGAAACGGCTGAGAATAAACGGCGAAAATAACAACGGTCAAAAAACCAggtaagagagagaagagagagtttaaaattttttttaggatGTATTTTTGACTTTTACTTGAATTGCTTTgggtttgctttttgttttgttctttgggCTTTTTGTggcttttaagtttttttttttggtctactTTGGTAATTGTGAAAATTTAAGACACTAtccggtaaaaaaaaaaaaaaaaaaagagttacttACTGTAGTGTTTGGCGTCTACGGATGTGTTAAATTGCTGTGTAAGCAAACAATTTTTGTACATTTTGGTCATGGATGTTTTGTGTTCACATTATTTacctatttttcttttggtttctttcttggcATCTGAGTTTCATTAGAAAACCATATAGAATCTTTTTTTGGTTCCTTGGCATCTGAGTTTCATTGGAGCCATAAAGAATACATATGGATGACAATAAAGCCCAAAATAAGGAAGATAAAAGCCAATAAGTTCAAAATTTCTAGGGCCAAATATTGACAGATAAAATTAACAAGGTATAAACGttaacaaaatcttaaaaaaacaacaacaaattgaaGAACAAGCAATGACTGATGCGCTAAATTGACCCTTTCTTCATCTCTATCGTTTATTTGCTGTTTTTGCAAAAAATAACCATAAAATAACAACTTgacgacaaagaaaaaataaatatctctctcttctttatatatatatactagttcgTAAGATGCTCTCCAACAACTCTACTTTGTCATTACTCAAGTCTTTCACTAGGAAAGAAAAAACCcacaaaaaggaaagagaaaatgagaggAGAAATCGATGAAGCTGATCTTGCTCCTGAAACTTCACTTATTAAAAAAGAGAATCAAGAACCATCGGCCACAACAACAACTACTCTCTTGTTCACCACTTTGGTCGCTGTGTCTGGTTCATTCGTTTTTGGCTCAGCTGTGAGTTTTTAAATTgtatacctttttatttttgttatagtattaatttatgtttCAGCGTTTTATCTCTCAAACTTTACTTAGAATTTTGCTATGACAAATTTGGCAGATAGGATACTCATCACCCGTTCAGTCCGATTTAACCAAAGACTTGAATCTCTCTGTGGCAGAGGtaaactgtttttgttttttgtctgtCTTTTGCGTTAGGCAAGCAGTTTTTGATTAGTTAgatgattaataaataatttctttAAGTAATGTGTCTGTGTGTAGACTATGGTA is a genomic window containing:
- the LOC104753547 gene encoding uncharacterized protein At4g02000-like, which translates into the protein MPHELWDDLQYMVLGRDDPVLLISHSAYAGVLAKNRLSLIGKPLNLNDQPLKRVIQELPRLWGLNTRVHGRILDDSFVQFRFQQEEDMVSVLTQQPWLVNDWFVALQRWVDFPGEEFLTFIDLWVQLRGIPLPYVSERTVRYIANTIGDVVALDFNEDTTPQIAFLRVKVRIIFTDRLRFFRRVRFQSRERAMVGFEYEGLTKICRNCSRINHQSRSCPFLAPPVGPEEDDDELLVPVWEEGHRSHTPSHRTDNQSSETSDISSSSPISQPPRHPSPFHNDIQAAAEQPILNMFATNLRGK